DNA sequence from the Paenibacillus azoreducens genome:
CGCATCTTGAGGTAATCCAACTCTTCCCTTTGGAGATTTAGTCAAAATATGAGCTTTGATCTCATCATTCATCCAACCCGTATCCGTTGGACCAGGATTCACCGCGTTTACAGTAATACCTTTAGATGCGACTTCAGCGGATAGTGTTAATGTAAAGGCATCAACTGCACCTTTGGTGGAGGCATAAGCAATATTCCCCGCCATCGGCCCAAGTGATTGTCCCGACGTTAGATTTATTATTCTGCCTCCCCTAGAGCGGTCAAAACGACGGGCAAATTCTGCACTTAATAACATCGTTCCCTGGATATTAATTTGATAATGTTTAGTAAGTATCTCAGCCGATAAATCTTCATAACTGACATCAATAGAATAGGTCGCATTATTGATTAAAATAGAAGGCTTCCCAAGCCTTTCTTCAACCGAATTCATCAAATTAACAGGTGAATTTGAGTCTGAAAGGTCAATTTCCAGCTTCTCACAACGTACTCCGTATTTTTGTATCATTTCTTGTAAAATAGCGGGTTCATCCGTGTTCATACCCCATGGCATTTCCATATCGTATGCGCTCCAATAAGTAAAAAATACATCAACACCTTTACATGCAAGTTCTTTACATATCGCTGCCCCAATACCATTGAGCCTTGACGCTCCAGTTACTATAGCTATTTTATTGTTACTAGACAATTCTGTCATCTATATACACACTCCTTAAAAATAAACACAATTAAATTCTTGAACGAAGTAAAGAAAGAAGCTCTTCATATATACCAGGATTTGCACAAACCATTTCTTCTCCGTATAATTCAGGCGGATAACCCGTAGGTACTATTCCGACATGGCCAGTCATTGCTCCAGCTTCACGCGCGATGAGACCTGCTGCTGCGACATCCCATGGAGCTAGACTTTCTGTATGTGCGTCTAGATGTCCGGATGCTACATAACAGATATCTACTGTTGGAGCAGCGAAACGACGGATGTCCCTACAGTGTGTAGTTAAGAGATTGACTCTGGCAAGAGCCGAATGTACTTTTGCTTTATCGTGCGGGAAACCAGTACCGATTATCGAATCTGACAAGGAGCCGATTCGAGGAACCTGAAGCTTTACACCATTACATAAAGCTCCTTCTCCTCGAATGCCTACATAGGTAACACCCAAATTTGGAGCATGCACAACCCCTGCCCAAACTATGCCATCAACGGCTATGGCCACGGAAATAGCAAAATGAGGAAGTCGATGTGCATAGTTTACCGTTCCGTCCAAAGGATCAATAATCCAAAGAGGACCTTCGAAGAGATCTTCAGTCAAAACTCCATCGGTGGTTTCTTCCGAAAGAATACCATGATCCGGATAAGCGCTAGTAATTGCCTCACGAATAATCTGGTCAGAGGCAAAATCTGCCGAAGTTACAAGTTCTCCGGCGTTTTTATATGTAACTTCTATATGAGACTCTGTTTGTAGTTCGGTGATTTTTTTTCCGGCTAAGCGAACTGCCTTATCTGCGAAATTTGCCCATTCAAGTGCTTTATCTTTCATTCGTTCATTACCCCTCCCTATTTTATTTATGCCTCTCTTACAAGCAATCATTGATTTTCCTATAGCGTCCCCGCATCTATGACGCGCCCCAACCTTAGATAGCACTGTCTTAGGTCGGGGCTTGTGTTAGCCCCATGTCCACATTCAATTTCTCTAAATTAAGTCTGTATTGTATAAGTTGGTTGTCTATTCCTAAGTATTCTTCACTACCAATTCTACTAACCTCTTTGAATCCTATTTTCTCGAGCATTTTTCTGGATCTAATATTCGATTCGTGTGTTTCTGCGTCAAAAACAGTAATCCCTAAATTCTTTGAAGCGTAGTCTATCATAGAGTTGGCTGAATGAAATCCAAGTCCCTTTCCCCACAACGTACTCTCACCAATTGCAATCCCTAACTCAGCAGAATTACCTTTAATACAGGCCAGGTCAGCATATCCAATTAACTTCTCGTTGAATTCTATTCCCATTCGAATAAAATCTTCAGACATATTATTTACGCAATTCAGCCACCATTTATATAATTCACTGGGGCTTCTATTTTTCTCCCATCCATTTGCTGAACAAAAAGAGTCATCCTTGCTCCAAATTAGGACATCGTTATAATCATCTTCAGTTAATTGTCTTAGTTTAATTGAGGCTGGAATGTTATTTGTTTCCACCTAGTTTCACCTAACTTTCTACAGTTACAAGCTCTAATTTATTACGTTTTCATATGTGTCGGGATTTTCTTGGATTTTCTCAGCCAATCCCCAAATAACGAAGGGCGGCCGCGATGCGGTTAGGTAGAGGGATGTTTCCGGCTGATTGCGCTTCCAAATTGATTAATCTAGTTTCCCTTTACATTCCATACAGACTCTAGTTCAATGTTCAAAGTACAATTATTCATATCATTCATCATAAATATTTCACCTTCTGAAACCACTGTTCCTATTTTGTACATCCGATAAAAAGCTTTGTTTTCCCTTATTTCGACAATCAGCC
Encoded proteins:
- a CDS encoding SDR family oxidoreductase, whose translation is MTELSSNNKIAIVTGASRLNGIGAAICKELACKGVDVFFTYWSAYDMEMPWGMNTDEPAILQEMIQKYGVRCEKLEIDLSDSNSPVNLMNSVEERLGKPSILINNATYSIDVSYEDLSAEILTKHYQINIQGTMLLSAEFARRFDRSRGGRIINLTSGQSLGPMAGNIAYASTKGAVDAFTLTLSAEVASKGITVNAVNPGPTDTGWMNDEIKAHILTKSPKGRVGLPQDAAKLISFLASEEAEWVTGQIIHSEGGFQRG
- a CDS encoding inositol monophosphatase family protein — encoded protein: MKDKALEWANFADKAVRLAGKKITELQTESHIEVTYKNAGELVTSADFASDQIIREAITSAYPDHGILSEETTDGVLTEDLFEGPLWIIDPLDGTVNYAHRLPHFAISVAIAVDGIVWAGVVHAPNLGVTYVGIRGEGALCNGVKLQVPRIGSLSDSIIGTGFPHDKAKVHSALARVNLLTTHCRDIRRFAAPTVDICYVASGHLDAHTESLAPWDVAAAGLIAREAGAMTGHVGIVPTGYPPELYGEEMVCANPGIYEELLSLLRSRI
- a CDS encoding GNAT family N-acetyltransferase; the encoded protein is METNNIPASIKLRQLTEDDYNDVLIWSKDDSFCSANGWEKNRSPSELYKWWLNCVNNMSEDFIRMGIEFNEKLIGYADLACIKGNSAELGIAIGESTLWGKGLGFHSANSMIDYASKNLGITVFDAETHESNIRSRKMLEKIGFKEVSRIGSEEYLGIDNQLIQYRLNLEKLNVDMGLTQAPT